In Rhodothermales bacterium, one genomic interval encodes:
- a CDS encoding TAT-variant-translocated molybdopterin oxidoreductase — protein sequence MIELPIIDAVESSDRTPRDRFWRSISQLTKDPAYRDFLKEEFLPGASGTPGASSRRQFLQLMGASMALAGLTACRKPVEMILPYARKPEEITPGIPLFFATAMPFRGAVHGLLVESHEGRPTKVEGNPEHPVSLGAAGVFEQASVLNLYDPDRSTNVLRDGNPSTWADFVAFSRTLEGRRVAVIADESSSPTRRAVRSALESRFTDLEWVTHSPTGIDAEAAGMQMAYGRDVRPRYRFSQANVIVSLDADFLAPTSRHFLANSREFADSRRLESPDDSMSRLYSIESAYSLTGAMADHRLPLRSSEIGAFAQAVASLLGVPGAAATAFQDDAHAVAIAADLRKAGSSGVVLAGETQPPEVHALCAAINSHLGAPGNTVELLAIDAPRDTTNLPALVQNLNAGRVDVLVMIGVNPVYNAPASLGFSEALKRVSETIHLGTHVDETAQAAMWHIPASHYLEAWGDGRALDGTHSVIQPLIAPLYDSRSDIELLNLLATGVDRSGYDLVRQEWRRMISGDFEKGWRKVLHDGFLPGTTYEPVTPRLQQIPPVPGRNASDVNDVEVVFRLDPTVFDGSFANNSWLQELPDPTTKVVWDNVALMSPATADRLGLEWELSKGRYFVDVAEIEIDGQSVQLPIWVLPGHADNSISLNLGYGREIASTRKQRGRIFFDLDHYTDIYGQGPLSNGVGMNVGPLRSIAAPGIGVATRVSRASGGYMIATTQDHGALETDLEQVEKRAPVQRATIEEYRANPTFARDAKPPIPGGEDWEDYPALWQSQHPADQAPSKDNPYYEQQWAMTIDLNACTGCGACVVACQSENNIQVVGKEEVSLGREMHWIRTDRYFVSGPEGDASPSMVFQPLPCQHCENAPCESVCPVAATVHSPDGTNQMIYNRCIGTRYCANNCPYKVRRFNFYNWVKTLPASLHMTQNPDVTVRSRGVMEKCSYCIQRVRAVNQQANLEDRAIRDGEVRTACQQSCPTRAIAFGNMRDPESEITRMRQSDRRYELLAELSVKPRTSYLGRITNPNPALAGQDV from the coding sequence ATGATTGAGCTTCCGATCATAGATGCTGTCGAATCCAGCGACCGTACTCCCCGCGACCGGTTCTGGAGAAGTATCAGCCAGCTGACGAAGGATCCTGCCTATCGGGACTTTCTGAAGGAGGAGTTCCTCCCGGGTGCCAGTGGGACGCCGGGCGCGAGTTCGCGCCGGCAGTTCCTTCAGCTGATGGGTGCCTCGATGGCTCTGGCGGGTCTGACGGCCTGTCGCAAGCCGGTCGAGATGATTCTCCCGTATGCTCGAAAGCCGGAGGAGATTACTCCGGGGATCCCGCTCTTCTTTGCGACGGCGATGCCATTCCGGGGCGCAGTCCACGGACTGCTTGTCGAAAGTCATGAGGGCCGTCCGACGAAAGTAGAGGGGAATCCGGAGCATCCTGTAAGCCTCGGTGCGGCCGGCGTGTTCGAACAGGCATCGGTGCTGAATCTCTATGATCCGGACCGTTCGACCAACGTACTTCGTGACGGTAATCCGTCGACCTGGGCTGACTTTGTTGCATTTAGCAGGACGCTCGAAGGACGACGGGTCGCGGTTATCGCAGACGAGAGTTCCTCACCGACGCGACGGGCAGTACGATCGGCGCTGGAATCGCGATTTACGGATCTGGAGTGGGTCACGCACAGTCCGACAGGGATTGATGCTGAAGCGGCGGGGATGCAGATGGCCTATGGTCGCGATGTGCGGCCGCGCTACCGATTCTCTCAGGCGAATGTGATCGTCAGTCTTGACGCCGATTTTCTGGCGCCAACAAGTCGCCATTTTTTGGCCAATAGCCGAGAATTCGCGGATAGCCGACGGCTCGAGAGCCCGGACGACTCGATGAGCCGCTTGTATTCGATCGAGAGCGCCTACTCGCTTACCGGCGCGATGGCTGACCACCGGCTGCCTCTCCGATCATCGGAGATCGGAGCGTTCGCGCAAGCCGTGGCATCCCTGCTCGGCGTTCCTGGCGCGGCCGCGACCGCCTTTCAGGATGATGCGCATGCTGTCGCGATAGCGGCCGATTTACGAAAGGCGGGGAGTTCCGGTGTCGTGCTCGCCGGAGAGACGCAACCTCCCGAAGTGCACGCACTGTGCGCAGCGATCAACTCGCATCTGGGTGCGCCCGGTAATACGGTCGAACTTCTGGCGATCGATGCGCCTCGGGACACGACAAATCTGCCCGCCCTCGTACAGAACCTGAACGCAGGTCGCGTTGACGTCCTGGTAATGATCGGTGTAAATCCGGTCTACAATGCGCCGGCCTCGCTGGGATTTTCAGAGGCGCTGAAGCGGGTTAGCGAAACCATCCATCTTGGCACGCACGTCGACGAGACCGCGCAGGCGGCGATGTGGCATATCCCGGCGTCGCACTATCTCGAGGCCTGGGGGGACGGTCGCGCCCTCGACGGCACTCATTCGGTCATCCAGCCGCTCATTGCGCCACTTTACGACTCAAGATCTGATATCGAGTTGCTGAATCTTCTGGCCACGGGAGTCGATCGTAGTGGCTATGATCTCGTCCGACAGGAGTGGCGACGAATGATATCCGGCGACTTTGAGAAAGGCTGGCGCAAGGTTCTCCATGATGGATTCCTGCCCGGCACCACGTATGAGCCCGTCACGCCCCGGCTTCAGCAGATTCCACCCGTGCCTGGCCGCAACGCCTCGGACGTAAACGACGTCGAAGTCGTGTTCCGGCTCGATCCTACCGTTTTCGATGGCTCCTTTGCCAACAACTCGTGGCTGCAGGAGCTCCCTGACCCGACGACGAAGGTGGTCTGGGATAATGTCGCGCTGATGAGTCCCGCCACAGCGGATCGGCTCGGCCTCGAATGGGAGCTGTCCAAGGGTCGCTACTTTGTCGATGTTGCTGAGATCGAGATCGACGGGCAATCCGTGCAGCTTCCGATCTGGGTGCTCCCGGGACACGCCGACAATTCGATTTCCTTGAACCTCGGTTACGGTCGCGAAATTGCTTCGACGCGGAAGCAGCGGGGGAGGATCTTCTTTGACCTCGACCATTACACCGACATCTATGGTCAGGGCCCGCTGTCAAACGGCGTTGGAATGAACGTCGGTCCGCTTCGGTCAATCGCCGCTCCGGGCATCGGTGTAGCGACGCGCGTATCTCGTGCAAGCGGCGGCTATATGATCGCGACTACGCAGGATCATGGCGCCCTGGAAACAGATCTTGAGCAGGTCGAGAAACGAGCGCCGGTTCAGCGAGCCACGATCGAGGAGTATCGTGCGAATCCTACTTTCGCGCGCGACGCGAAGCCACCCATTCCGGGAGGGGAGGACTGGGAAGATTATCCGGCCCTGTGGCAATCCCAGCACCCGGCAGACCAGGCGCCGTCGAAGGACAACCCGTACTACGAACAGCAGTGGGCGATGACCATCGATCTCAACGCATGTACCGGATGCGGGGCCTGCGTTGTTGCGTGTCAATCGGAGAACAACATCCAGGTTGTCGGAAAGGAAGAAGTGAGTCTCGGGCGTGAGATGCACTGGATCCGCACCGATCGCTATTTCGTCAGCGGACCTGAAGGTGATGCAAGTCCTTCGATGGTCTTTCAGCCGCTTCCGTGCCAGCACTGCGAAAATGCGCCATGCGAGTCCGTTTGCCCGGTGGCAGCGACGGTGCACTCGCCGGATGGCACGAATCAGATGATATACAACCGATGCATAGGGACGCGCTACTGCGCCAACAACTGTCCCTACAAGGTTCGTCGGTTCAATTTTTATAACTGGGTCAAGACACTTCCGGCCAGTCTTCACATGACGCAGAACCCGGATGTTACGGTCCGGTCTCGCGGAGTGATGGAGAAGTGTTCGTACTGCATACAGCGCGTTCGCGCCGTCAACCAGCAGGCCAATCTGGAGGATCGTGCGATTCGCGACGGGGAAGTGCGAACGGCCTGCCAGCAGTCCTGCCCGACCCGCGCAATTGCTTTTGGGAATATGCGGGATCCCGAGAGCGAGATTACGCGAATGCGGCAGAGCGACCGACGATACGAATTACTCGCCGAACTCAGTGTTAAGCCGAGGACCTCCTATCTCGGAAGAATCACGAATCCGAATCCTGCTCTTGCAGGACAAGATGTTTAG
- a CDS encoding cytochrome c3 family protein encodes MPQVFPKRANALPLLSLLGATGGGILTIFLVWYYFSPEFTDVGYEPEQPTQYSHLTHVGQLGMDCRYCHSAVEYSSHANVPATQTCMNCHNQIKTESLKLLPVRASWATGDPVNWVNVHQLPDYARFSHAVHVKNGVGCETCHGRVDQMEVVLLKEPLSMGWCLECHRQPELYLRPSDEITTMGYVHPVDFVDRNLDRIVEEGIRPPTNCSACHY; translated from the coding sequence ATGCCTCAGGTATTTCCGAAGAGGGCGAACGCCCTGCCGCTATTATCACTTCTCGGCGCGACAGGGGGCGGTATCCTGACCATCTTCCTCGTCTGGTACTATTTCTCGCCCGAATTCACGGACGTCGGATATGAACCAGAGCAGCCGACCCAGTACAGCCATCTGACACACGTTGGTCAGCTGGGCATGGACTGTCGCTATTGCCACAGCGCCGTAGAGTACTCGTCGCACGCGAACGTGCCGGCCACGCAGACGTGCATGAACTGTCACAACCAGATCAAGACGGAGAGCCTCAAGCTTCTCCCTGTCAGGGCGAGTTGGGCCACCGGAGATCCGGTAAACTGGGTGAACGTTCACCAACTGCCCGATTATGCCCGGTTCAGTCACGCGGTTCACGTCAAGAATGGAGTGGGCTGCGAGACATGCCACGGCCGCGTTGACCAGATGGAGGTCGTCCTGTTAAAAGAGCCGCTGTCGATGGGATGGTGCCTGGAGTGTCATCGCCAGCCCGAGCTCTATCTTCGGCCGTCCGATGAGATCACGACGATGGGTTACGTACACCCTGTCGACTTTGTCGACAGAAATCTGGACCGAATTGTGGAGGAGGGCATTCGGCCGCCTACCAACTGTTCGGCCTGTCACTATTAA
- a CDS encoding MATE family efflux transporter, whose product MLTREIKATIVLATPVVATQVAQISMGFVDTVMVGHLSSTALAGIALGNSIFFTTIVIAMGVVMAVGPMVSQAFGAGDDSGLARSVRQGLWLAAILTVPSMLIVRNAGVLLMWMGQDAETVSLSQAYLRAISWGAFPFLGFVALRSFIEGVSRPRPATVISVAAVGLNILANYVLMYGKLGFPALGLVGTGWASSIVFWFMLITLVFVTQLSPTFAEYGVFKHIRRPDPRYLAEIFRIGWPIGIGYGVESGLFLITALMMGLLGTVALAAHQVAIQCAAFTFMVPLGIGIATSVRVGQAVGRQDSDGATIAGFVGIGLAAVFMLFAATLFWIMPRAIVGLYLDLADPANADVIRLAAALLVVAAVFQIFDGIQVSAAGALRGLKDTRVPMLIGFVSYWVVGLSTGYVLGFGFDYGPIGLWWGLVLGLVAAAILLSIRFGIRVRARIDDFVPVALDVE is encoded by the coding sequence ATGCTGACGCGCGAAATCAAGGCTACGATTGTGCTCGCTACACCTGTAGTGGCTACGCAGGTGGCGCAGATCTCCATGGGGTTTGTCGACACCGTGATGGTCGGGCATCTGAGCAGCACGGCTCTGGCAGGAATTGCCCTCGGCAATTCCATCTTCTTCACGACCATCGTTATCGCCATGGGCGTCGTCATGGCCGTCGGCCCCATGGTCTCCCAGGCGTTCGGCGCAGGAGACGACTCCGGACTCGCTCGATCTGTGAGGCAGGGACTCTGGTTGGCGGCCATTCTTACCGTTCCATCGATGTTGATCGTCCGCAATGCCGGAGTGCTGCTCATGTGGATGGGACAGGATGCCGAGACAGTGAGTCTGTCGCAAGCGTATCTGCGAGCGATCTCGTGGGGAGCCTTCCCGTTTCTGGGCTTCGTCGCGCTGCGGAGTTTCATTGAGGGTGTTTCAAGACCGCGACCGGCGACGGTGATCAGCGTTGCGGCCGTCGGCCTGAACATACTCGCGAACTATGTTCTGATGTACGGGAAGCTGGGGTTTCCCGCACTGGGACTGGTCGGTACTGGCTGGGCAAGTTCGATTGTGTTCTGGTTTATGTTGATCACGCTAGTGTTCGTGACGCAGCTGAGCCCGACGTTCGCCGAATACGGCGTATTCAAGCACATTCGACGCCCGGACCCACGCTATCTGGCAGAGATCTTCCGGATCGGCTGGCCTATCGGTATCGGTTACGGGGTTGAGTCGGGGCTTTTTCTTATTACGGCCCTCATGATGGGTCTTCTGGGCACGGTGGCACTGGCCGCGCACCAGGTTGCGATACAGTGCGCGGCGTTCACATTCATGGTACCTCTCGGGATCGGTATTGCGACATCAGTTCGAGTAGGTCAGGCAGTGGGTCGCCAGGACTCGGATGGTGCGACGATCGCCGGCTTTGTCGGAATTGGACTCGCTGCCGTCTTCATGCTCTTTGCAGCTACCCTCTTCTGGATAATGCCGCGGGCTATTGTCGGTCTGTATCTCGACCTTGCAGATCCGGCGAATGCGGATGTAATCCGGCTGGCGGCAGCGCTACTTGTCGTCGCCGCCGTGTTCCAGATCTTCGACGGCATTCAAGTTTCGGCGGCCGGCGCACTCCGTGGACTTAAGGACACCCGGGTGCCCATGCTAATCGGGTTCGTGTCGTACTGGGTCGTCGGTCTGTCCACCGGATACGTACTCGGATTCGGCTTCGACTACGGACCGATCGGGTTGTGGTGGGGTCTCGTGTTAGGGCTTGTCGCGGCGGCGATCCTTCTGTCAATCCGCTTTGGGATTCGCGTCCGAGCACGGATCGACGATTTCGTTCCTGTGGCTCTTGACGTTGAATGA
- a CDS encoding glycosyltransferase has protein sequence MTPETSPPPSSLTHKVDVSVIIVNYNVREFLEQALASVLSAADGLRVEVIVVDNDSVDGSAESVRNNFPQVRLIANTSNVGFGAANNQAIEVSSGRFLLILNPDTIIQEDTLETLVDFMQRHPDAGAVGCKILNPDGTFARESRRAFPTPRVASYRITGLSRLFPRSPRFGRYNMTYLPIDEVAEVDALSGSCMMIRRTALCSAYGAESSGPTDQRLVRLFDEDFFMYGEDLDLCYRIQAAGWKIYYTPETQIIHYKGESTRKGDLRYVRLFYGAMLHFADKHFTKRSRMLRFGLRMAIVVRATISVVRRTVRRLAFPALDLVFVYASVVGIAAVWPATANTASTSRFLLTIPLIYAAAAVASIRLAGGYERTRQRLRPVAIGLTGAFAFTASLSFFIKAIAFSRLVIAVSLVPAAILLLGWRIAVNKRNSGVRRAIVVGDSAEAVQLEQTISSQYRPPFVVAGYVENEAATDPDASMSVRRLGSIAQLRDVVRIHRIDDVIFATSGLSNRTVLSLMQSLRDLPVEFKTLVPGGSHVIGKARVEDLSVPLVPSEITHGRAAGFAGQKLAHRLIALIGILLWPIAEVLSAVISSPRLARLTNKLRMTPRVLWGKDALVGFLPHDEFVPPDEWRIERGLFSVSETLPIIHPGAADLERAWLFYMHNRSISLDIDIIARSLRRDQATD, from the coding sequence CTGACACCCGAGACATCGCCCCCGCCCTCGTCCTTGACGCACAAGGTCGATGTCTCCGTGATCATTGTTAACTACAACGTGCGCGAGTTTCTCGAGCAGGCTCTGGCTTCGGTCCTCAGTGCAGCCGACGGACTGCGAGTAGAAGTCATCGTCGTCGACAACGACTCTGTCGATGGATCCGCGGAGTCTGTTCGAAACAACTTTCCGCAGGTCCGCTTGATTGCAAACACGTCCAACGTCGGATTCGGCGCCGCGAATAATCAGGCGATCGAAGTATCGTCCGGCAGGTTTCTGCTGATCCTCAATCCTGATACGATTATTCAGGAGGACACGCTTGAGACGCTCGTCGACTTCATGCAACGTCATCCCGACGCGGGCGCGGTCGGTTGCAAGATTCTGAATCCGGACGGCACGTTCGCTCGCGAAAGCCGCCGGGCCTTTCCTACCCCGCGAGTGGCCTCGTATCGCATCACCGGGCTGAGCCGGCTGTTCCCCCGTAGTCCCCGGTTCGGTCGATACAATATGACGTACCTGCCCATCGACGAGGTGGCAGAGGTGGACGCTCTCAGCGGCTCGTGTATGATGATTCGACGCACAGCCCTCTGCTCAGCCTACGGGGCCGAGTCATCCGGCCCGACTGATCAACGACTCGTCCGCCTGTTCGACGAGGATTTTTTCATGTATGGCGAAGATCTTGACCTGTGCTATCGAATACAGGCCGCCGGCTGGAAGATCTACTATACCCCCGAGACTCAGATCATTCACTACAAGGGAGAAAGCACGAGAAAGGGTGATCTTAGATACGTTCGGCTTTTTTATGGTGCGATGTTGCACTTCGCTGACAAGCATTTTACAAAGCGCTCCCGCATGCTGCGATTCGGATTGCGGATGGCGATCGTCGTTCGGGCCACGATCTCCGTTGTCCGTCGAACAGTCCGGCGACTTGCCTTTCCGGCGTTGGATCTTGTTTTTGTTTACGCTTCGGTTGTGGGCATAGCCGCCGTCTGGCCCGCGACGGCGAATACGGCGTCGACCTCTCGATTCCTTCTGACAATCCCGCTCATTTACGCCGCTGCTGCGGTCGCAAGCATCCGCCTGGCCGGTGGCTACGAGCGTACGAGACAACGCCTCCGACCGGTTGCGATCGGCCTCACAGGTGCTTTCGCGTTTACCGCGTCTCTGTCGTTCTTTATCAAAGCGATTGCGTTCTCGCGGCTCGTCATTGCCGTGAGTCTGGTCCCGGCCGCAATTCTATTGTTGGGATGGAGGATCGCGGTGAACAAACGGAACAGCGGCGTGAGGCGCGCGATCGTCGTCGGTGACAGCGCTGAAGCCGTTCAACTGGAACAGACGATTTCATCCCAGTATCGACCCCCGTTCGTCGTCGCAGGGTACGTCGAGAACGAGGCGGCCACGGATCCCGACGCAAGCATGTCCGTCCGCCGCCTGGGATCAATCGCGCAGCTGCGCGACGTCGTTCGCATTCATCGGATCGACGACGTCATCTTCGCCACCAGTGGACTTTCAAACAGAACAGTGTTGTCGCTGATGCAATCGCTGAGGGACCTGCCGGTCGAATTCAAGACGCTGGTGCCAGGCGGGAGCCACGTGATCGGAAAGGCTCGTGTAGAGGACCTCTCTGTACCACTTGTCCCCTCCGAGATCACCCACGGCAGAGCAGCCGGTTTCGCAGGGCAAAAGCTTGCGCATCGACTCATCGCACTCATTGGCATTCTCCTGTGGCCAATTGCAGAGGTGTTGTCGGCCGTAATCTCAAGCCCGAGGTTGGCTCGCCTCACAAACAAACTGCGAATGACGCCTCGAGTCCTTTGGGGCAAGGACGCGCTGGTGGGATTTCTGCCGCATGACGAGTTCGTTCCACCCGATGAGTGGCGAATCGAGCGAGGGCTGTTTTCGGTGTCAGAAACCCTCCCGATCATCCACCCCGGTGCGGCAGACCTTGAGCGCGCCTGGCTATTCTACATGCATAATCGGTCGATATCTCTCGACATCGACATCATTGCAAGAAGTCTGAGACGCGATCAGGCAACTGACTGA
- a CDS encoding acetyl-CoA carboxylase carboxyltransferase subunit alpha, whose amino-acid sequence MSKLQEQHLLDFERPLHDLEQKLIEMRSVDDADVEVDLSPQIEALERRVDELRTSIYRNLTRWQRVQIARHPLRPYTLDYIEALTDGFVELHGDRLFMDDPAIVGGLTKFKGSRFGYRDRTVVIIGHQKGRDTKSRKYRRFGMPNPEGYRKALRLMKMAAKYGKPVVTLLDTPGAFPGLEAEERGQAEAIARNLFEMARLPVPVVVIVIGEGASGGALGIGVGNRVLMLENSWYSVISPESCSSILWRSWDHKEDAARALKLTAPDLAEVGIIDEIIPEPKGGAHRNVNATFDAVGHALASALKKLEKMSPAKLVSSRIEKFDAIGAYETSQIGETPATAPLADNLKVDRPTD is encoded by the coding sequence ATGTCTAAGCTCCAGGAACAGCATTTGTTGGATTTCGAGAGGCCGTTGCACGACCTCGAGCAGAAGCTCATCGAAATGCGATCGGTCGACGACGCCGACGTCGAGGTGGACCTCAGTCCGCAGATCGAGGCCCTCGAGAGACGCGTAGACGAGCTCCGGACATCGATCTACCGAAATTTGACGCGGTGGCAGCGGGTCCAGATTGCCCGACATCCGCTTCGGCCGTACACGCTCGACTATATCGAGGCGCTGACCGACGGCTTCGTAGAACTTCACGGAGACCGTCTATTCATGGATGACCCGGCCATAGTCGGCGGGTTGACGAAGTTCAAGGGTTCGCGGTTCGGATATCGCGATCGGACTGTCGTGATAATCGGTCACCAGAAGGGTCGGGACACGAAGAGCCGGAAGTACCGTCGATTTGGCATGCCGAATCCGGAGGGCTACCGCAAAGCACTGCGGCTAATGAAGATGGCCGCGAAATATGGCAAGCCTGTCGTCACACTCCTCGACACACCGGGCGCATTCCCCGGCCTGGAAGCGGAAGAGCGAGGACAGGCGGAAGCCATCGCACGCAATCTGTTCGAAATGGCGAGATTGCCGGTACCCGTCGTGGTTATCGTAATCGGCGAAGGAGCGTCGGGTGGTGCACTGGGGATCGGTGTCGGCAACCGCGTTCTTATGCTCGAGAACTCGTGGTACTCGGTCATCTCCCCTGAGAGTTGTTCGTCCATCTTGTGGCGATCGTGGGATCACAAGGAAGATGCAGCCCGGGCACTCAAGCTCACGGCACCCGATCTCGCCGAGGTGGGTATCATCGATGAGATCATCCCGGAACCCAAAGGTGGTGCGCATCGCAACGTCAATGCCACCTTCGATGCAGTGGGGCATGCACTTGCGAGCGCTCTCAAGAAACTGGAAAAAATGTCTCCTGCAAAACTCGTCTCCTCTCGAATCGAGAAGTTCGATGCCATCGGTGCATATGAAACGAGTCAGATCGGAGAGACTCCGGCTAC